Proteins encoded by one window of Lutibacter sp. A64:
- the cmk gene encoding (d)CMP kinase: MNKITIAIDGFSSTGKSTIAKQLAKILAYSYVDSGAMYRAVTLYAMHHNYISESEFKPELLINDLNKINLKFIFNESVGYGEMYLNGKNVEHEIRTLEVSKLVSKVAEISEVRKKLVEQQQLMGKDKGVIMDGRDIGTVVFPNAELKLFMNASAEKRAIRRYNELIKRGDSVSFEEILKNVEYRDHIDSTREDSPLIKATNAIEIDNSNLTLEEQFDKIYLIVQEKLKSL, from the coding sequence TTGAATAAAATTACTATAGCCATTGATGGTTTTTCTTCTACGGGTAAAAGTACTATTGCTAAACAATTAGCTAAAATTTTAGCTTATAGTTATGTAGATTCAGGTGCGATGTATAGGGCTGTTACCTTGTATGCGATGCATCATAATTATATTTCTGAATCTGAATTTAAACCAGAATTACTTATTAATGATTTAAATAAGATTAATTTAAAATTCATATTTAATGAGTCTGTTGGTTATGGAGAAATGTATTTGAATGGAAAAAACGTTGAGCATGAAATTAGAACTTTAGAAGTTTCTAAATTGGTTAGTAAAGTTGCAGAAATTTCTGAAGTACGAAAAAAACTTGTAGAACAACAACAATTAATGGGAAAAGATAAAGGAGTTATAATGGATGGAAGAGATATTGGAACTGTTGTTTTTCCTAATGCCGAATTAAAGTTATTTATGAATGCTTCAGCAGAAAAAAGAGCTATTAGACGCTATAATGAGCTAATTAAACGAGGAGATAGTGTTTCATTTGAAGAAATACTTAAAAATGTTGAATATAGAGATCATATTGATTCTACACGCGAAGATTCACCATTAATTAAGGCTACAAATGCTATTGAAATTGATAATTCTAATTTAACGTTAGAAGAGCAGTTTGATAAAATTTATTTAATTGTTCAAGAAAAACTAAAAAGTCTTTAA
- a CDS encoding 7-carboxy-7-deazaguanine synthase QueE, protein MINEEIQQQINSGKMLPLMEQFYTIQGEGFHTGKAAYFIRIGGCDVGCHWCDVKESWNASLHPPTSTDSIIENAKKHANTVVVTGGEPLMWSLDYITSKLQSLSIKTHIETSGAYPLSGNWDWICLSPKKTKLPLEGIYKEAHELKVIVSNNHDFKFAEEQAAKVKNTCELYLQPEWSKREKMMPLIVDFVMKYPKWKISLQTHKYLNIP, encoded by the coding sequence ATGATAAATGAAGAAATACAACAACAAATAAATTCCGGTAAAATGTTACCTTTAATGGAACAATTTTATACAATTCAAGGTGAAGGTTTTCATACAGGAAAAGCCGCTTACTTTATAAGAATTGGTGGTTGCGATGTTGGCTGTCATTGGTGCGATGTTAAAGAGAGTTGGAATGCAAGTTTACACCCACCAACAAGTACTGACTCTATTATTGAAAATGCTAAAAAACACGCAAATACAGTTGTTGTTACTGGTGGAGAACCACTTATGTGGAGTTTAGACTATATTACCTCAAAATTACAATCGCTAAGCATTAAAACACATATAGAAACTTCTGGAGCGTATCCATTATCTGGAAATTGGGATTGGATTTGTTTATCTCCTAAAAAAACAAAACTTCCTCTAGAAGGCATTTATAAAGAAGCTCATGAGTTAAAAGTTATTGTTTCTAACAATCACGATTTTAAATTTGCTGAAGAACAAGCTGCAAAAGTTAAGAACACTTGCGAGCTCTATTTACAACCTGAATGGAGTAAAAGAGAAAAAATGATGCCTTTAATAGTAGATTTTGTTATGAAATATCCTAAATGGAAAATTTCTTTACAAACTCATAAATATTTAAATATACCTTAA